From the genome of Hymenobacter sp. PAMC 26628, one region includes:
- a CDS encoding EamA family transporter has product MPVSTSSAPSKAALFTAFALVYIIWGSTYLGIRFAIESLPPLLMAGTRYALAGALLYGAMRLRGAPAPSGASWGRALLIGICLLTFGNGGVTLGEQYIPSGLAALLVATVPMLLALLGWASGVSARPTPVAALGLGLGLAGVYLLARASGGSSAVAQPGHEGLGMACVLVAALVWAIGSLYGKRRPAAASPFVAGGMQMLCGGLVMVVLGLARGEAQQLHLAAVSAKSWWAYAYLVTFGSLVAFTAYVWLLQAVAPALAGTYAFVNPVVAVGLGWAFGGEQLSWPMLGGGALVVVAVGLLLLGSRAPAVEKELGE; this is encoded by the coding sequence ATGCCTGTTTCTACTTCCTCCGCGCCGTCAAAAGCGGCGTTGTTCACGGCTTTTGCCCTGGTTTACATCATCTGGGGCTCCACGTACTTGGGCATCCGGTTCGCCATCGAAAGCCTGCCGCCGCTGCTGATGGCGGGCACCCGCTACGCCCTGGCGGGGGCCCTGCTCTACGGCGCCATGCGGCTGCGCGGGGCCCCGGCGCCGTCGGGGGCCAGCTGGGGGCGGGCCCTGCTGATCGGTATTTGCCTGCTCACCTTCGGCAACGGCGGCGTGACGCTGGGCGAGCAGTACATCCCGTCGGGGCTGGCGGCGCTGCTGGTGGCCACCGTGCCCATGCTGCTGGCGCTGCTGGGCTGGGCCAGCGGGGTGTCGGCGCGGCCCACGCCGGTGGCGGCGCTCGGTTTGGGGCTGGGCCTGGCGGGCGTGTACTTGCTGGCGCGGGCCTCGGGCGGGAGTAGTGCCGTAGCGCAGCCCGGCCACGAGGGCCTCGGCATGGCCTGCGTGCTGGTGGCGGCGCTGGTCTGGGCCATCGGCTCGCTGTACGGCAAGCGGCGGCCGGCGGCGGCCTCGCCCTTTGTGGCCGGCGGCATGCAAATGCTGTGCGGCGGCCTGGTGATGGTGGTGCTGGGCTTGGCCCGCGGCGAAGCCCAGCAGCTGCACCTGGCGGCGGTCAGCGCCAAGTCGTGGTGGGCGTATGCGTACCTGGTCACGTTCGGCTCGCTGGTGGCCTTCACGGCCTACGTGTGGCTGCTGCAAGCCGTGGCCCCGGCCCTGGCCGGCACCTACGCCTTCGTGAACCCGGTGGTGGCCGTGGGCCTGGGCTGGGCCTTCGGCGGCGAGCAGCTGAGCTGGCCGATGCTCGGCGGCGGGGCCCTGGTGGTGGTGGCCGTGGGCCTGTTGCTGCTGGGCAGCAGGGCCCCGGCGGTGGAAAAGGAATTGGGTGAGTAA
- a CDS encoding TonB-dependent receptor: protein MAHKLRSLRGAAAAAVALELLLQHAATAQGAPRRAAQRDTSKVDLGEVVVAASRVEESILQSPVTVEKINPRALRLTPAPSFFDAIEYLKGVQVITPSLGFKVINARGFTNTTNVRFAQLVDGIDNQAPHIGGAIGNVLGPSDLDILSVEVVPGTASALYGLNAINGLANFATRNPFRFEGLSVLQKTGVNHVNDPDVGAKAYSETSVRFAKALSDRWAFKINGTYLRGYDWVANDQTELNPNGNATTGLFGAQNPAQDQVNRYGNESSDRTNLTLGGKSYSVARTGYDEKDVTSYDLRTLKGDLAVHRKLGAGSELSYTYRVASFDNVYQRSNRFRLQGYLLQQHALQLTGPVVQARAYFTQETTGQSYNLRSAAENIDRSYKPDATWNQDFTNAWNTATAGGQPVAQALATARTAADAGRYQPGTAAFAQKLKDLENINNWDVGAALRVRANLAHAEAQVNIAEALRRGGTALPAGLDLLAGADHRSYIVVPDGNYFINPEKEHAPTDDLVYSKTGGFVQAGAHLLADKLRLTATLRVDKNDYFNAKFNPRLTAVYSPTQRHNFRLSYQSGYRFPSLFEGFSNVNSGQVKRIGGLRVMSDGVFENSYLRTSIDAFNAAVTANINANTSAQTAAQKRAAAILANQGTLVKTPYTYLKPEYIRSLELGYKAALGPGGRLQADVDFYYNSYRDFIAQVEAYVPQTSAGVALNTGTDLNTIATALNARTGQARYRLWTNSQSQVYNYGGSLGLRYDVAGGYLVGANTTYTRLDRTENGDGLEDGFNTPRWAYNLSLGNEKAVGNFGFDLNFRWQQHYYSQTFLVNGDVPAYHSLDAQLTYAVPAPNLRFKLGASNVLNHYYVTYLGGPSVGGLYYLAVTYSVQ from the coding sequence ATGGCGCATAAATTACGCTCTTTGCGGGGTGCAGCGGCGGCGGCCGTGGCCCTCGAACTTCTTCTCCAACACGCCGCCACCGCCCAGGGGGCCCCGCGCCGCGCCGCCCAGCGCGACACTTCAAAAGTAGACCTGGGCGAGGTGGTGGTGGCCGCCTCACGGGTGGAGGAAAGCATCTTGCAGTCGCCGGTGACGGTGGAGAAAATCAACCCGCGGGCCCTGCGGCTCACGCCGGCCCCGTCGTTCTTCGACGCCATCGAGTACCTCAAGGGCGTGCAGGTAATTACGCCCAGCCTGGGCTTCAAGGTCATCAACGCCCGGGGCTTCACCAACACTACCAACGTGCGCTTCGCCCAGCTCGTGGACGGCATCGACAACCAGGCGCCGCACATTGGGGGTGCCATCGGCAACGTACTGGGGCCCAGCGACCTGGATATTTTATCGGTGGAGGTAGTGCCGGGTACGGCCTCGGCCCTGTACGGGCTGAACGCCATCAACGGGCTGGCCAACTTCGCCACCCGCAACCCGTTCCGCTTCGAGGGGCTGAGCGTGCTGCAGAAAACGGGCGTCAACCACGTAAACGACCCCGACGTGGGGGCCAAGGCGTACTCCGAAACCAGCGTGCGGTTTGCTAAGGCGCTGTCGGACCGGTGGGCCTTCAAAATCAACGGCACCTACCTGCGCGGCTACGACTGGGTGGCCAACGACCAGACCGAGCTGAACCCCAACGGCAACGCCACCACCGGCCTGTTCGGGGCCCAAAACCCGGCCCAGGACCAGGTGAACCGCTACGGCAACGAGTCGTCGGACCGCACCAACCTGACGCTGGGCGGCAAAAGCTACTCGGTGGCCCGCACCGGCTACGACGAAAAGGACGTGACCAGCTACGACCTGCGCACGCTGAAGGGCGACCTGGCCGTGCACCGCAAGCTGGGCGCCGGATCGGAGCTGAGCTACACCTACCGGGTGGCCAGCTTCGACAACGTGTACCAGCGCTCGAACCGCTTCCGGCTGCAAGGCTACCTCTTGCAGCAGCACGCCTTGCAGCTCACGGGCCCCGTGGTGCAGGCCCGCGCCTACTTCACGCAAGAGACGACGGGCCAGAGCTATAACCTGCGCTCGGCGGCCGAGAACATCGACCGCAGCTACAAGCCCGACGCCACCTGGAACCAGGACTTCACCAATGCCTGGAACACGGCCACCGCCGGCGGCCAGCCCGTGGCCCAGGCCCTGGCCACCGCCCGCACCGCCGCCGACGCCGGCCGCTACCAGCCCGGCACCGCCGCCTTCGCCCAGAAGCTGAAGGACCTGGAGAACATCAACAACTGGGACGTGGGCGCGGCCCTGCGCGTGCGCGCCAACCTGGCCCACGCCGAGGCCCAGGTGAACATTGCCGAAGCCCTGCGGCGCGGCGGCACGGCCCTGCCCGCGGGCCTCGACCTGCTGGCCGGGGCCGACCACCGCAGCTACATTGTGGTGCCCGACGGCAACTACTTCATCAACCCGGAGAAGGAACACGCCCCGACCGACGACCTGGTGTACAGCAAAACCGGCGGCTTCGTGCAGGCCGGGGCCCACTTGCTGGCCGACAAGCTGCGCCTGACGGCCACGCTGCGGGTTGACAAAAACGACTACTTCAACGCCAAATTTAACCCCCGGCTCACGGCCGTGTACTCGCCCACGCAGCGCCACAACTTCCGCCTCAGCTACCAAAGCGGCTACCGCTTCCCGAGCTTGTTCGAGGGCTTCAGCAACGTGAACAGCGGCCAGGTGAAGCGCATCGGCGGGCTGCGGGTGATGTCGGACGGCGTGTTTGAGAACAGCTACCTGCGCACGAGCATCGACGCCTTCAACGCGGCCGTGACGGCCAACATCAACGCCAATACCTCGGCCCAAACCGCGGCTCAGAAGCGCGCTGCTGCCATTTTGGCCAACCAGGGCACGCTCGTCAAAACGCCCTACACCTACCTCAAGCCCGAGTACATACGCTCGCTCGAGCTGGGCTACAAGGCCGCGCTGGGCCCCGGCGGCCGCCTGCAGGCCGACGTGGATTTCTACTACAACTCGTACCGCGACTTCATTGCCCAGGTGGAGGCCTACGTGCCCCAAACCAGCGCCGGCGTAGCCCTGAACACCGGCACCGACCTGAACACCATCGCCACGGCCCTCAACGCCCGCACCGGCCAGGCCCGCTACCGCCTCTGGACGAACTCGCAGAGCCAGGTGTACAACTACGGCGGCTCGCTGGGCCTGCGCTACGACGTGGCCGGCGGCTACCTCGTGGGCGCCAACACCACCTACACCCGCCTCGACCGCACCGAGAACGGCGATGGCCTCGAAGACGGCTTCAACACCCCGCGCTGGGCCTACAACCTGAGCCTGGGCAACGAGAAAGCCGTCGGCAACTTCGGCTTCGACCTCAACTTCCGCTGGCAGCAGCACTACTACTCGCAAACCTTCCTGGTGAACGGCGACGTGCCGGCCTACCACTCGCTCGACGCGCAACTCACCTACGCCGTGCCCGCCCCCAACCTGCGCTTCAAACTCGGCGCCAGCAACGTGCTGAACCACTACTACGTGACCTACCTCGGGGGCCCCAGCGTGGGCGGCCTCTACTACCTGGCCGTGACGTACAGCGTGCAGTAG
- a CDS encoding winged helix-turn-helix domain-containing protein, translating to MKDLLPAPADYRLEGRVWVQGPHDRFLGIGRLELLAQIQATGSISRAAAAMGMSYKRAWDLVHSMNTQALAPLVATQTGGKSGGGALLTPAGAQAVADFQAVQTRFHAFLAEETRRLAE from the coding sequence ATGAAAGACCTGCTGCCCGCCCCCGCCGACTACCGCCTCGAAGGCCGCGTGTGGGTGCAGGGGCCCCACGACCGGTTCCTCGGCATTGGCCGGCTCGAATTGCTGGCCCAAATTCAGGCCACGGGCTCCATTTCGCGGGCAGCGGCGGCCATGGGCATGTCGTACAAGCGTGCCTGGGACCTGGTGCACTCCATGAACACCCAGGCCCTGGCGCCGCTGGTGGCCACCCAAACCGGCGGCAAAAGCGGCGGTGGGGCCCTGCTCACTCCCGCCGGGGCCCAGGCTGTGGCCGACTTCCAGGCCGTACAAACCCGCTTCCACGCCTTCCTGGCCGAAGAAACCCGCCGCTTGGCCGAATAA
- a CDS encoding alpha/beta fold hydrolase, producing MNNTPRTPAAQRSNVTVTGAGGQAPAIVFLHGLGADQSTWRLVAPAFEDRYQVVRLDLVGAGQSDCAAYDRVRHGSLQGHADDLLDVLRALDLHDVVFVGHSVSSMIGVLAAIKEPGRFARLVLLAPSPRFINTNGYAGGFAQTDIDELLAAMDNNYHSWVGSMAPVMMGRDQPELITEMTNSFFQTNPALAQHFARVTFLSDHRLDLPYLTTPALILQCAHDVIAPLAVGRYLHEQLPNSQLRIIDTPGHCAHLTAPAETLAAIHRFLHAEAVAA from the coding sequence ATGAATAATACCCCACGCACCCCGGCGGCGCAGCGCAGTAATGTTACGGTTACCGGCGCGGGCGGGCAGGCCCCGGCCATTGTTTTTCTGCACGGTCTAGGCGCCGACCAAAGCACCTGGCGGCTGGTGGCCCCCGCTTTTGAGGACCGCTACCAAGTGGTGCGCCTCGACCTGGTGGGCGCCGGGCAGTCGGATTGCGCCGCCTACGACCGGGTGCGCCACGGCTCGCTGCAAGGCCACGCCGACGACCTGCTCGACGTGCTGCGCGCGCTGGATTTGCACGACGTCGTGTTCGTGGGTCACTCGGTCAGCTCAATGATTGGGGTGCTAGCGGCCATCAAGGAGCCGGGGCGGTTTGCGCGGCTGGTGCTGCTGGCCCCCTCGCCGCGCTTCATCAACACTAATGGGTACGCCGGGGGCTTCGCCCAAACCGACATCGACGAGCTGCTGGCGGCCATGGACAACAACTATCACAGCTGGGTCGGCTCGATGGCCCCCGTGATGATGGGCCGCGATCAGCCCGAGCTAATTACGGAAATGACTAACAGCTTTTTCCAAACCAACCCCGCGCTGGCCCAGCACTTTGCCCGCGTCACGTTCCTCTCCGACCACCGCCTCGACCTGCCGTACCTCACTACGCCAGCCCTGATATTGCAGTGCGCGCACGACGTGATTGCACCCCTAGCCGTGGGCCGCTACCTCCACGAGCAACTGCCCAACAGCCAGTTGCGCATCATCGACACGCCCGGTCACTGCGCCCACCTCACGGCCCCCGCCGAAACCCTGGCGGCGATACACCGCTTCCTGCACGCCGAGGCCGTGGCTGCGTAG
- a CDS encoding NAD(P)/FAD-dependent oxidoreductase: MDGLTKIDDLGQPRVVIVGGGFGGLALAQSLAKVPVQVVLIDKHNYHAFQPLLYQVATAGLAADNIVAPFRKALGKQKNFYFRLAEVQSIDATAQVVETTIGLLRYDYLVLATGATSNFFGDKLMQEHAVTLKSVSDALELRNTLLANFEQALQLGDQEQLNSLLDFVIVGGGPTGVEMAGALSELRAHVFPQDYRELDFKQMDIHLVQSGPVLLKGMSAEASAQSLADLRALGVEVWLDARVKSYDGYTATLSTGKKLVTRTLIWAAGVTGAPVAGLSAECLGPGNRYLVDEHNRVVGYDNVFALGDIALMKTAAAPDGHPQVAQPALQQGRLLGRNLGRLLAGDLMQPFRYDDKGSMATIGRNRAVADIKFFGREFHLSGFLAWLAWSLVHVLALVNYRSRIAVAFTWAWNYWSQDKGLRYIIGRIKPLLGSSADTPADKAIV, from the coding sequence ATGGATGGACTGACAAAAATTGACGATTTGGGCCAGCCGCGGGTGGTCATTGTGGGGGGCGGCTTTGGGGGGCTGGCGCTGGCGCAGTCCTTGGCCAAAGTGCCGGTGCAAGTGGTCCTCATCGACAAGCACAACTACCACGCCTTCCAGCCGCTGCTGTACCAGGTGGCCACGGCCGGGCTAGCGGCCGACAACATCGTGGCCCCGTTCCGCAAGGCGTTGGGCAAGCAGAAGAACTTTTACTTCCGGCTGGCCGAGGTGCAGTCCATCGACGCCACGGCCCAGGTGGTGGAAACCACCATCGGCCTGCTGCGCTACGATTACCTGGTGCTGGCCACCGGGGCCACCAGCAACTTCTTCGGCGACAAGCTGATGCAGGAGCACGCCGTGACGCTAAAGAGCGTGAGCGACGCCCTGGAGCTGCGCAACACGCTGCTGGCCAACTTCGAGCAAGCCCTGCAGCTCGGCGACCAGGAGCAGCTCAACAGCCTGCTCGACTTCGTGATAGTGGGCGGGGGCCCCACGGGCGTGGAAATGGCCGGGGCCCTGAGCGAGCTGCGGGCCCACGTGTTTCCGCAGGACTACCGCGAGCTGGACTTCAAGCAGATGGACATTCACCTGGTGCAGAGCGGGCCGGTGCTGCTCAAGGGCATGTCGGCCGAGGCCTCGGCGCAGTCGCTGGCCGACCTGCGGGCCCTGGGCGTGGAGGTGTGGCTGGATGCGCGGGTAAAGTCGTACGACGGCTACACAGCCACCCTCAGCACCGGAAAAAAGCTGGTCACGCGCACGCTCATTTGGGCGGCGGGCGTGACCGGGGCCCCCGTGGCCGGCCTGAGTGCCGAGTGCCTGGGCCCCGGCAACCGCTACCTGGTGGACGAGCACAACCGCGTGGTGGGCTATGACAACGTGTTTGCCCTCGGCGACATTGCCCTGATGAAAACCGCCGCCGCGCCCGACGGCCACCCCCAGGTGGCGCAGCCCGCCCTGCAGCAGGGCCGCCTGCTGGGCCGCAACCTGGGCCGCCTGCTGGCCGGCGACCTCATGCAGCCCTTCCGCTACGACGACAAGGGCAGCATGGCCACCATTGGCCGCAACCGCGCCGTGGCCGACATCAAGTTTTTCGGCCGCGAGTTTCACCTGAGCGGCTTTTTGGCGTGGCTGGCCTGGAGCCTGGTGCACGTGCTGGCCCTGGTGAACTACCGCAGCCGCATCGCCGTGGCCTTCACCTGGGCCTGGAACTACTGGAGCCAGGACAAGGGCCTGCGCTACATCATCGGGCGCATCAAGCCCTTGCTGGGCAGCAGCGCCGACACGCCCGCAGACAAGGCCATTGTATGA
- a CDS encoding DUF2141 domain-containing protein yields MKALLFFSLLVGSNCVASAAGPVAAPGPDTASVTVVVTGLASTESVVRLNFYHSPETFLKHGQQAFRLEVKPNGQHEVSVPVDLAKGEWAVALTQDVNNNDKLDKNLLGIPTEPYAFSNNVRPKLSAPNFEECKFTADADGKVVTINLVD; encoded by the coding sequence ATGAAGGCTTTACTGTTTTTCTCGCTTTTGGTTGGCAGCAATTGCGTGGCCAGCGCCGCCGGCCCTGTGGCTGCTCCGGGCCCCGACACCGCGTCCGTCACGGTGGTGGTTACCGGGCTGGCCTCCACCGAGTCGGTGGTGCGGCTGAACTTCTACCACAGCCCCGAAACCTTCCTTAAGCACGGCCAGCAGGCGTTTCGGCTGGAGGTGAAGCCCAACGGCCAGCACGAAGTATCGGTGCCCGTGGACCTGGCCAAGGGCGAGTGGGCCGTGGCCCTCACCCAGGACGTGAACAACAACGACAAGCTCGACAAAAACCTGCTGGGCATCCCCACCGAGCCCTACGCGTTTTCCAACAACGTGCGCCCCAAGCTGTCGGCCCCCAACTTCGAGGAGTGCAAGTTCACGGCCGACGCCGATGGCAAAGTGGTGACCATCAATCTGGTGGATTAG